A stretch of DNA from Lycium ferocissimum isolate CSIRO_LF1 chromosome 4, AGI_CSIRO_Lferr_CH_V1, whole genome shotgun sequence:
TGTGCATTTTATTTGTATTGTATGACTAACACTTTTGTTTGTTGATTTAGATGAACTTTAGCAAGCTAGTGGGGTGAATTTAGcaatgggtagttaatttaaaGAAAACCAATAATTAATTCTATAAagtctcattttcttctttttatattaaagttattcataatactcctaatatttatctttcttagaataattgattttttaaataGCATGACTACATATTTTGGGCTAAAAGAATCATGATCTACTTttactatcttagaaatttCGAAACATCACTAATACGCAAACataaaatcaaatatatttttataaataactctCCAAGTTTTGAgtcaatatgcatattttttaaagtatagttaataaagataaagaaaacTCTTATCAgctattttgtatttttgtctATACTcctaaaaaatgtaaaaatcaaTTAATGCCTCACCACTTGAATTatgtcaaatatttattaaaacgCTGCATAAACCCTATTTTCCTCtacttatatattttatgcAAGTCTTACTTTAAATAgtatttttagctaaaaccttagtagtatttataaattttattttaaatggcaTTTGAAGTTTCTCTTATGCAAGATCATCATATTTGATACAAGCCTTATTCTAAATAACATTTTTTAAGGCCTTAACAATATTTACGAActactttattttctaaaatgttACACTtatacttagcctaattaagttttagtccggtcggattaaccattttaatggaatttagaggatgcctaataccttcctctagattagttgaacccttacctagaatctcaaGTTTTGCTATGTAGACTTAAAATcgactttagataattactttaatcaaccttaggtgccctaactcaccgtaaataattaggtggcgactcctttactataaataaccccggaattacccggatgttgtaaactattttgaccccggttaaaatagggtatgacactaACCAAAGAAATCTTACAAGAGATTTGTCATCAAAAGGGAAAGACTAAACATGGATAAGCAAAAGATTCATTCATTACAAAGTCAACACAAAAGAAAACTCTTACAAAGCAATCGCCAAACCCAAGCGGAGCAAAAGTAAGAGAAACAATCAAACATTGGAGGGAACAGAAATACAGAAGCCTCTGAAATGATCTAAGTATGATCATCATCGGATGGAACcttcttttcaaaaaacaaaTCATCACCTGCATCCGCGGAATCACTTTCCTCCTCAACCtcctcttcatcatcttcttcttcggCATTCAAATTTCCAAACATGTCATCGAGAAGATCACGAGCGTCTTTTAGTATTTGCTCGGCAATAGCGAGGGCGTTGGCATGATCAAATGAGGAAAGATCAAGGCCTTTAAGAAAATTGAAGTGAGTTTCACGAATAGCCAGGTTAACAGCATTTTGCTTTTCTACGGCATGGGCTTCTTCCAATCGCTTGGCCTTCTGCTTATACTTGTCTTTTCGGTACATGAGTTGCCTCCCACGCTCCTGCAGATCTTCTAGTTTTCTCAAGATTTTTGTAATAAATCTATACTTCTTCTCCAATGAAGCTTTCATCTCGAGATCTTTCTAAGTATACTTCTCCTCAATTGCAACTATGTCTCTCTTACTTTGATTTAATCAATCAAAGCTCTAGTTAGATCCCCGGAATCTTGAATGCTTTTAACTTGTAATGATTGAAATTTTGCATCAAGCTCGGCGAATTCGGCATTCCAAGAAGACAAACTATCTCGGAGATTCTGGATTTCCTCGCTTGCTTTTTCAAATTTGGCCTCCGTTTGCATAAGTTTCAACCTCAAATTGCCGATGGCCGTATCTTTCTCGAAGATCTCTCTTTTCAGTTTTAGAAGATCGGATACCTGATCTTGAAGACACTTCAACTCCACTTTGTACACATTGGCCTCTGCTTTGGCTTCTTTCAATTCCGCATCGGAGCAAAAACGCTTTGCTTTTAAAGCTGACAACTCCTGAGTTAGAGCGACGTTGTCCTTATTGAGTTTATCAATATGTTTAGACTCGCCCTCAGAGCGCTCAAGACTTCCCTCCAAATATGTCTGAGCCTGCAAGAAAATTATCAAAAGTTATAACGTATGATGAAAATTTAGTGTAGGAAAATctatagaaaaaaatgaaaagaaacatACCTGGATCATAAGCCCAAAAGCAATCATGTTCATCTGATATGTAGGCATATCCTTTAGAACGCCATGTTCTTTTGGTCCTATGAAATTATTGGCAAAGGTGCTCATCACATGAGGATTAGCCAATAAATTTGCCTCATCAGGTAAATTGAAAGATCGGTTGTGATTAACAGTAAGAGGAACAAAAGACTGCATCCACTTGACTGCGAGATCATCAGCCCGAAGAGCTTCATCACCGCATCGCCTACGCGAATCCTCTTGAACGGTATTTTTCATTCACATGATCGAAGATCGACTGGCGGAGTTGCAGTATTGCACGGGAAGGTGTCAACTTTGGGAGAACCTTCAGCCTCTTCCCGAGAGGCATCAACTTTGGGAACATCGGCAATCTCCACCCCAGAAACGTCAGTCTCGGTTATATTAGCAGCGGCGATTGTGCTTTGGAAAGGTACCTCGGAAGGTGCCTCATCATCAATAATCACCACCTCAGGGAGAGTAGCCGATGGATCTTTTTCCTAAGAAGGAACTTCAAGGATGCTAGTTAAATCTTCAGAATCCTTCATCGAAGATACCTTTGAGACATTTGTCACATCAATAAGAGAAAGGttagttcttcttcttttcctcaAAATTAAAGGCGATTCTTTCTCGACCAGCATTTTCGGTGCTACGCATACCTTCAGTCTTCTCAATCACGGAAGGACCAGAAGAAGATTGCTTCTTCAATCTCCTCTTCTTGAGAACAGGTTTACCAACATTCTTTGAACCTTACGCCTCCGCACTCGACCTCTTTCTAACAATAGAACGGATATTATCTAATATTGAGTCGTCATCATTTGGAAGAATCAAAGCTCTTGATGATGTTCTCCTTTTACTAGAACGGCCTGACAAAATAAAGACAATGAGGATAATTATGAtcaagaaaagaagattaataaGAGTAATACCTTTATTCTTTCCGGAATCATCCAACGTACGAATGCCCCGTTGCACAACCATTGATTCCCAAGTTGTAACACTTACCGAGAATCGAATTATTGTTTCTGTAAATGCACGAATATTCTCCGGAATATTCAGCTCGGGATTAAAAGCTCTTGCATTCCATTTCTCCGGAAAGGACTCGTCATCACTACTCACTAATTGGTGAGTAGAAATAAACACAAACTCATTAAACCATAAACGGTCGTGGCTATCCTCAGGGTCATCGAACAACTTATTCAGGCCCCTGGCCCTAAACATTATCATAGAACCCCTTATAAAACGAAGGGAGTTCAGATATAAAATATGATCCAAGGTAAGCTGTGCGTTGGCAAGTCGAGCAACGTGTTGATATAATTGAATCAAATGCCAAACTCCTGGAGTGAGTTGAACTACACTAATTTGAAGACGGCGGAATAATTGATCAATCAACGGAGTTAACGGTAAATTAAACCCGATAGTGAAGGGGTAGAGGTACACTTTGGCACGTAAAACCTTGGGAGCAAATGAGAAGTGGATGGTCTATCTGGTTCAAAGAACAATAACCTCCACACGGTGATCCTTCCAATGACATATTTCAATTATAGAAGGAATAAGGTCTTCGGTAATATGGGACTTAATCTCGGAAACTATAGCCATTCTCTTCACATCAGTTTCATGTTCGTTTGCAATCTTTAAATCAGTAGTGTGAGTAGGATTTTTAGGGAGCACACTATCAATAGAAGAAAGATttatcattccaacttcaccaTCACCAGCACCAGAAGATACTGAAGATGAAGGCCTGGGAACAACAGTAGCAACAATAGCATCGCTCATAAATTTTTTGGGAGGCATTCTATTCTTAGGTTTTTCAGTGCCCATATGGGGAGGAAAAGCGTCAACAATGACGGTCTTTTCTGGTGAAATATTTtgagaagatgaaggagaagacATGATtaagaattgaagaaattgaagaagttgaagaagaagaaaaagaagcaaaggAATTTGAAGTTGAGAGTTTTGGAGCGGAAAATTTGAGATGAAATAAtgaaaaggtaaaatttaaacttttgtAGAGAAGGTAAAACCGCCATCATTACCTTGGGAAACAGAGAGAAAATAAAGGGCACGGTAACGGCCACGTGCCCCACATCTGACTTCGTCATTTAATGCGAGTCTTTTTAACTTCTGCGGTTATGCCGCGTACCCATCACGTCAGTGGGCCACGATCTAACATCAGTTACAACGTTTCCTATTCCACGATAAGAAGATTTAAATGTCTAATCAAGGGAAGGCTGATGAAAATCGGGAAGACAATTTCTCGAAAACATCTTTGTGATAAACCCGAAAAATTGAGGGACTATCTGTATGGGTAAAAAATCGCACCTAACACGTGGACCAACATGTAGTCGACACGTGTTAATTTATACAATGACGTAGAGAGATCTGATGGTAATGCTGAGCAAAGCAGTTACGGAGAGGTAGCAGATATCAAAGACTTAGTCAACGAATAGAACATCAACGGAAACAACATACAAAGACCCTCTTGATTGCGCATTAAACAGAGTTAATGCAGTAACGGTAAAACGGTTTCTAACAGCCAGAATCAAGGAATTAAATGACAATTATTAATTCAGCAATTAATGATTGTCGTTACTTACACACAACGGGAAAAACACTAAATAGGATCATATACCTATAAATAGGACTTTTCTTTATTAACCTTTAAATAACTTGCATGTGTTAATTCTAACATCTGTATCAAATTACTACCGACTGTGATTAACCTTAGAACAAATTCaactatttgggtaaaatatGAATTTTGACTCAAACAGAAAGTACAGTAAAAAGGTGATCCCCACATATATTTAGACAAGAATGATAGAGAAGGCAAGAGATGATAAAGAATCGAGTGATGGCTAGAGTTACAAGATACATATTCTTGTGGGAAATAGTATGTACCTGGTGAAACAGTCGACGTGAGGTCAGCACACATTAATTTTGATACCACCATTATTAAAAGATGATGAAGAATCAAgagtagaaaaaaataaagattctCAATAAAGTCAAAAAACAAAAGGTGAATTGTTGTTTGAACTCCGCAAAAAATTCCTCTAGCGTCATCCTAAAGAATGGGTACCACTGATGCGCACCAACAAAacaccctttttcttcaatgGAATCGACTCTGGAGAAGCCTGCAAAGCAATACATAAAATTAATGACTGCAGAAATAGAGCATTTTAGTTTTGTAAACAACTAACCAGTAAGCACAGCATTCTTATTAGTCTTttgatgtgtttggtatgaagggaaatgtttttaatgaaaattgttttcctagaaaatgtGGGTTCGGGCTGGGATTTTCAAGGACTAAAGGGGTGGGGGTTGGGTGGATGGGGAACCTATTTTCCCTACTTCCGTTATAGGAGCCATTTTccgaatttttaaaaaaattgttttcctaaagaaaatatttttagagacattttgaccaaccgtgactaaaaaattgataaacattttgaagaaaatgttttcctgcaTTACCAAACAAACCCTTAAGCTACTCCATATACACATGTTTTTAGTATATTACTAGAATAAGAAGACTGAAGAATGCATAAATCTGGTCTTTGTGTCGATCTCAAAGAGGGAGCTTATACTTTTCTAGCATAGAATGTCGTTTTGTGAGTGATGATTTTTCtaaccccctgtttggatggttgtttcctgTGGTTCATTAATGCATGGTTTtgtatgaaaccatgtttgtttccattgtttttaaaattatgtggtatgtAGTTATAAACCCGTGGTTCAtcccatggttatataaccatgaaaagttccaatttttgtaaccatggattttgtgatttttccgtgattacgtatttcatttccccattataccccaccctcgaccatccaccccacccccacccaaccactcacccccaccctccaccatccaACCCCACCCCGCCCccacccacctcacaccacccactacccccacaaccactcacccccaccctaccacccactgGCCACTACCCCCATCCTCATCCCACAATCACCCACTTCACACCACTCACCCCttcaccacccactacccctcaccaccacccaaccccacccccacaaccactcacccccacccaaCCAGCCAGTACCCTcaccctcatcccacaaccacccacctcacaccacccacccctccaccactcCCACTcactacctacttattttttaaagtttctattttattctttacctgagttttattaatatatataaactaatttctaattaagagttaagggtattttagtaaatttacaagttattatacagtaCCATACAATAAAAGTTATTAAACTacaacaaacgatacagtctatccaaacattgtgttcattaatacagtacaatacaatacaacaccatactgtaccataccatactgtacattaatgaaccacgggaaacaaccatccaaacagagggttGCCAACAAAATCCCTCTTTCCCTGAAGTAATGATTTTTTGGTGTTGTGATTTAGTGGGCTTTCTGCATCATCTGATATGCTAATTACATTTGGTTGAACATGTACTGGTTGTGTAATTCTTTTCTACTTCCGTTCAGAATTTAAACTGGGAAGACATGGGCAATTAGCTACGTTGGGATCGCCAATTAGTAGACTAGTTAATTACTCCCTGTCCACTTGCACCAATTTATCCTCGAGTACCATTTGCATTAATTCAAACTCACAAAAGGGTGGACCTACAGCTCCACAATTccgaattaaacaaaaaaaaaaaggtggtaATTTCATGGGTGGACTTGAGAAAATAATGTATTTACATGGGTGGCACATAACAAAATTAgtttgaaaaacaccaaagaagACTATAATGGGTGATTTCATGGCTGTACCCGAAAAAAGGCTAAAGTTATAAACAGTCTCCAAAACTTGTTCGCATCTGTTACTTTGACACCTTCATGCATTCATTTTCCTATTAGACACTCTAATCTTATCAAATATGTACCTATTAAACACCTCACGCTAACATGACATACAAAGTAATATTCACTTATTATTAAGCGTGTGAATCAATGTTTTAAAATATTCTTAGGGTAGAAAAATGTTTCCCCTCCCTTTTTGAGTTCTCAGCCAAGTCCCTTCTAACGATTTActattttcctaattttttatttttgaattattatgTGGATAGTTAggattatatattattaaaagatGTAATTAGGGGTCCTTTTGGTTATATAGTgcgaaataaatttttatttttgaattattatgTGGATGGTTAggattatatattattaaaagatGTAGTGCAAAACTCTCGCTTAGACTATCGATCAAACTAAGGGTGGCAAATGAGTCATTTGGGCTAAAGTTGGGCGGGTCAAGATAGGCTGAACCAATAGATGGGCGAAAGCCCAACCTTGCCCAAAGCTTGTTTGGGCTAAGATGGGCTGGGTCAAGATGGGTTAAATGAAGAGTCATAACCCAACCCGCCCAAATTAACCCACCTtttcaacattttaaaaaactaaaaatatcgaTATTCTTTGATTGTAAATATTCTCTCGCTtatgcttttcaaaataagcagtGTTTTGAAAATCCAATTTAAATACTTTTTGGGTATAAAAAAACTCAAACGTATGCTTTTactcaaaataataaagatattcACTGTAAATATTTCCTCATAAGTTATCCCagtacataaattatattcaaaattattccaaaaataaatcaaaagaaaattaaatgttAATTGACGTAATTTATATTGATTTTGTCAGATTTCTCTCTTTTACCCCctttgtttttatttatatatttttatggttGTCTTGTACATAACTAAGAGTGGCAAACGTATGTCGGATATGGGTGGATTGAAAATAGGTTAAATGAAAACGGATAAGCATAGACCCTCaagcaaaaaatattagaaacttaaaaataaaaagttactagtaaaaaattttaaataaggaaatataaaataaaaaaataaaactaaaataatctttctaaaaaaatataaaaataaatattttaaaaaataaaaataattataaaaataaatttaaataataattaaaaaaagaagttaatcaTGTTTTGTAGCTTTTATTCTTATTAATGGAGGACAATTGATGAGTCAGTTTGGGCTCATTTGATGGGCCAATTTGGGCTGATGATTTGTGATGGGTCAACTTGGGCTAAGCCCGAATCAGCCCATTTTCAAAATCACTTTAGCCCAAACCCATTCAAGCTTAGGCGGGTTGGGCAGGTCAAATGAGTTTGAGCTAGTTTTGCCACCGCTAGGTCAAACAGTCCAATTACGATAGACCCAacgaagaaattgcacggtcttcaatttttgtcctTAAAAATTGAACTTATGTCTAATTAGGCATAAATTTTTTAAGAATACCAAGtataacttataaatattataatgcgaaaatataaactactTCTCGTGGAAAAAGTTATTTTCCTTAGAaggctaaaaattaaagaccagcacaaaatccGAATACAACCTGGAGCACCTTGGGCTTCATTTTTATTTCCGTTTTTAATGTTGTCTGAATAAAATGTGCTTTGATGCAATCATAAAGTCGTTAATCGATTCCATTTATCAAAATCCTTCCAATGGCCGTTTTCAGTCCAAGTTATTCTTCTACTTCCCCACTTCTCCCCTTCAATAACTCGCCGTTAGTAAAAATCTCTTTGTTCCCTTCACCCCGCCGTAATTTCCGCTGCAATCTCAGAGTAAAAGCCACCGTCGGCCTTGAGTCTCCGTCGTCTTCCGCCACCGACCGCCGGGATGAGTCGCCGGAAGTTTTACTTGAAGTGAAGGACTTATCCGCCGTTATAACAGAATCGAAACAGCAAATTCTAAAAGGCGTTAACCTTACTGTCCGTCGAGGCGAGGTATTCACTTGTGCCTATATTATATGAATTAGCTACAATTGATTGTTCCTTTATCTGTGCTTTATAATTTGTACCAAGGTTTTACCTATTTTTGGTAAATTTACCCAGTTATTTAGCtgtatttcataattttatccAAGTTTTTAGCTATATTTTGGTTATTTAACGCAGTTTTAGCTATATTTGATCTTTCTACCTGAGTTGTAGCTATATTTGATAAATTTTACTCAAGTTTTTAGCTGTATTTCATAATTCTAATTTCTAACCAAGTAATTAGCTAAAATCGATGGTTCCTTTAGCTGTGCTAGATAATTCTACCGAGGTTTTAGCTATCATTCTACCTAAGTTTTTAGCTATATTTGGTAACTTAGTTTTAGCTGTATTTGATCATTCTTAAGGTGTAGCTATATTTGATTAATTTTGCTCAAGTGTTTAGCTGTATTTCATTATTCTACCCAAGTTTTAGCTATATTTGATAATGTCACCAGAATTGCATAGTTCTACCGAAGTAATTAGCCAAAAATGATATCTGTGCTTGATAATTCTACCGAGGTTTTAGCTATATTTGATCATTCTACCTAAGTTGTAGCTATATTATAGATTTACTGAAGTTTTTAGCTGTATTTCATAATTGTACCGAAGTTTATATTTGGTAATTCTACCGCAGTAATTAACTACAATTAATGGTTCGTTTAGCTGTGCTACATAATTCTATCGAGATTTTAGCTATCATTCTACCTAAGTTATAGCTATATTTGATAAAGTTACTGAAGTGTTTACCTGTATTTCATAATTGCACCGAAGTTTTTAGCTATATTTGGTAATTCTGCCGCAGTTCTAGCTATATTTGATAATGTCGCTAGAAGATTTTAGCGGTATTTCATAGTTCTATTGAAGTTTAGTTATCTTGATAGTTTTACCGAAGCTATTAAGTATTTATGTATTCTggattagtaggaatatagtTTGTCGTATTTCTTTGCTAATTCAATTTAGTGATTTATGTTGGTCTTTCTGTGGAACTTCGAAAATTGGGAGGCAATTTTTGTTAATTTCGAATTGGATGTAGCCTTATCCATTCCTTTTGGCATAGGCGTAAGCAGATTAGATTTCCAAGGTCTGATTTTGCCGTTATATTGAAACAGGTACATGCTGTAATGGGTAAGAATGGTTCTGGAAAGAGCACCTTTGCCAAGGTTAGCGcttttttgttgttttcctCAGATCTGCTATTATGCTTTTATACTTTTCTTACTTCTTTGCACATCTAGAATACTATATTTAAGTATTTTAATTGATCTTGGTTCTTGGGTGATGTTTCTTGTGCATACACCTTTTCCTTGGCTGTTCTATGTTTCTTCCTCTCCCTTCCTTTTTGTTCCTTTGAATGATCTCTTCGGTTGGCCCTAGCATCATCTCTTTTCGTTTTACTTGGATTTTGTTAGGCATATGGACAATATTTgcttgaagttggaaaaataaagtGTTTGAAGTTCCAAGTTGAAAAGGGGTATTTCGAAGTTAATTGTATTAGGACATGAGTTTctattggaaaaaaattgaaaatttgtgagTGAAAACCTTTATTTCACATGAAATACTCGTCAAACTGGCTTTTCAACTTcactctctttttctccatatgTCTGCTTGCAAACTTCCTACGGTCATGATTGCTATTTGCAATGAAATGTTGTTCCTTTATCAAAGCTCTTGGTATTGAGTATTGACTGAATTGTTTCAGGTTCTTGTTGGGCATCCAGATTATGAAATTACAGGAGGCAGTGTGTCATTTAAAGGTGAGAATCTACTTGAGATGGAACCTGAGGAAAGATCTCTTGCTGGTCTTTTTATGAGCTTCCAGTCCCCAGTTGCCATACCTGGAGTAAGCAATATTGACTTTCTTAACATGGCGTATAATGCTCAAAGGAGGAAACTTGGACTGCCAGAGCTGGGACCAATTGAGGTATCTACATGTGACGTTCATATTGTATGAATATTAGCATACACCATAGGGAGTTTTATGCCTTATTGTTTCTCAACTAGAAGAAGCAGATAGGTAATCTTCCAATCTTGGATAATTCTCATGCGCAGTTTTATGGGTACATTGCACCGAAGCTTGAACTTGTCAACATGAAGATAGACTTCTTGAACAgaaatgtaaatgaaggatTCAGTGGAGGAGAAAGGAAGCGCAATGAGATTCTGCAACTAGCGGTATTCCATGCTCCCTATCTTTCCTTCTCCAATCATGACATGACATCCATGTTTATGTTTCGATGCTGCTGTTTAATGAGTATCCGATATGATCGAGTGTCTATTGTAACCAATTTTTGAGTAACTGTATGATTATGACTTCTTTAATATACTGCTCAAGTTGGTCTATACTTTTCAGACTGGATTATTGAAATTATAGAACTTTGTAATTTAGTTTTATATCAAAGAAAGAGATGGTTTCTGTTCTTAACTATTATAAGCATTTGACTGAAAGTCAAAAGTGTCAGAGCTTTCTAAAGTTTCTTGTTTGATGCAGGTTCTTGGGGCTGACTTGGCAATACTGGATGAGATCGATTCTGGTTTAGATGTTGACGCACTTCGAGACGTAGCAAAGGCAGTAAATGGACTTCTGTCGCCAAAGAATTCGGTGTTGATAATTACTCATTACTTACGATTATTGGAATTCATCAAGCCGGCCTATATCCATATCATGGTAAGCAAGTGGCTACTCAACTAAGCGGAACGACAAAGAAACAGTTTGACCCCTAGATTTTGTTTGTGATAAAAAGTAAAAGTAGAAGAGGGTTGATACCATCACTAGGAAATAATGAACTATTCCTTTTCCCTTAGGAGTTCTTAAAAGCAAGTAAAACTGCATCCTAGATTGGCAAATagtatgtttttcattcatatgATCTGCATTCTCTAATCTGTGTCAACCTAGCTGTATTATGATGCTCATCtgttatattatatacataagctaTGCAAAATGTTTTTAGTATTTATCTTCTTAAAGTTTTCCCCAAGTTTTCGCTGGCATTGGTACGGTTCTGATTGTACTATGGTAAAggttatatttgtatttttaggGTCTCCATTACTTGCTTGATCAAGGTTTGGACTAGTTTTTGTGTTATACGTGTACTTCTCCTCTACCCCTCTACCGTTTCATTAGTTTAGTTATCACTAGTTAATATCTATTTCCATTTTCAGGAGAATGGGAAAATCGTGAAGACCGGAGACATATCAATAGCTAAAGTTCTGGAGAAAGAAGGCTACAAAGCAATTTCTGGCG
This window harbors:
- the LOC132051627 gene encoding ABC transporter I family member 6, chloroplastic, which produces MAVFSPSYSSTSPLLPFNNSPLVKISLFPSPRRNFRCNLRVKATVGLESPSSSATDRRDESPEVLLEVKDLSAVITESKQQILKGVNLTVRRGEVHAVMGKNGSGKSTFAKVLVGHPDYEITGGSVSFKGENLLEMEPEERSLAGLFMSFQSPVAIPGVSNIDFLNMAYNAQRRKLGLPELGPIEFYGYIAPKLELVNMKIDFLNRNVNEGFSGGERKRNEILQLAVLGADLAILDEIDSGLDVDALRDVAKAVNGLLSPKNSVLIITHYLRLLEFIKPAYIHIMENGKIVKTGDISIAKVLEKEGYKAISGA